From Synoicihabitans lomoniglobus, the proteins below share one genomic window:
- a CDS encoding helix-turn-helix transcriptional regulator produces MISDPSAKIHELWDELADLPLAETRLSIELLFSRISEWVGADDAFWIGIARVQSEPHAANDVLHGWRLRTAERWITRPEYNAEFIRKVLAHMERDPGMGVRKVISEAGRFRSYRQRDGFIDFKAFRQTPQYEMYFKKGGITDRIWCVSPVNRDAESLFCFDRIRRRSHFTLEHERLVAQVLRGIKWFHRQLLLNHGLLVGKTPLSPTHRRLLPQLLSSKSEKEIADALGLSRATTHKYVTDIFRSFNVSSRAGLMTLWMGGT; encoded by the coding sequence ATGATTTCTGATCCATCGGCCAAAATTCACGAATTATGGGACGAATTGGCGGACCTGCCTCTCGCCGAAACGCGCCTGTCCATCGAACTCCTCTTCAGCCGGATTAGCGAATGGGTGGGCGCCGATGACGCCTTCTGGATCGGTATCGCCCGCGTCCAGAGTGAACCGCATGCCGCCAACGACGTGCTCCATGGCTGGCGTCTGCGCACGGCCGAACGCTGGATCACCCGGCCGGAGTATAACGCGGAGTTCATCCGCAAGGTGCTCGCCCACATGGAACGCGACCCGGGCATGGGCGTCCGCAAGGTGATCAGCGAGGCGGGCCGCTTTCGCAGCTATCGCCAGCGGGACGGCTTCATCGACTTTAAAGCGTTCCGCCAGACGCCCCAGTATGAGATGTATTTCAAAAAAGGCGGCATCACCGACCGCATCTGGTGCGTTTCCCCCGTGAACCGCGATGCGGAGTCATTATTTTGCTTCGATCGCATCCGCCGACGCAGCCACTTCACCCTGGAGCACGAGCGGCTCGTGGCGCAGGTCCTCCGCGGCATCAAGTGGTTCCACCGCCAACTGCTGCTCAACCACGGCCTGCTCGTGGGCAAGACGCCGCTCTCCCCGACCCACCGGCGCCTGTTGCCCCAGCTGCTCTCCTCCAAGTCGGAGAAGGAAATCGCCGACGCCCTCGGGCTCAGTCGCGCCACCACGCACAAGTATGTCACCGACATTTTTCGCAGTTTCAACGTCTCCAGCCGAGCGGGACTCATGACGCTCTGGATGGGCGGCACCTGA
- a CDS encoding response regulator has protein sequence MAAPLRIRVSLIDPDSHYRLFLASCLNSSSRHRVLQTAESAASALQWPQVPVPHVMLVEADLPDLPCGELIRKLRNRFTNTLFIVLTTTQDEQQLTEAIQAGVVGYVLKSVGKDAILEAIDEALAGGSPLSLPVARHVLRLVRTSNPPFPAE, from the coding sequence GTGGCTGCCCCCCTCCGCATCCGAGTTTCGCTGATCGATCCCGATTCCCACTACCGATTGTTCCTGGCTTCCTGCCTCAACTCCAGTTCACGGCATCGCGTGCTGCAAACCGCGGAATCCGCCGCCAGCGCTCTTCAGTGGCCGCAGGTCCCCGTGCCCCACGTCATGCTCGTCGAAGCCGACCTGCCCGATCTCCCCTGCGGCGAGCTCATCCGGAAACTGCGTAACCGATTTACCAATACGTTGTTCATTGTGCTCACGACCACGCAGGACGAACAACAGCTGACCGAGGCGATTCAGGCGGGTGTCGTCGGCTACGTGCTCAAATCGGTGGGCAAGGATGCCATCCTCGAAGCCATCGATGAAGCCCTCGCCGGCGGCTCTCCCCTCTCCCTCCCCGTCGCCCGCCACGTGTTGCGCCTCGTCCGCACGAGCAACCCGCCCTTCCCGGCGGAGTGA